A genomic stretch from Barnesiella intestinihominis YIT 11860 includes:
- a CDS encoding fumarate hydratase produces MAITPFKYQPMFPLGEDTTEYYLLTKDYVSVSEFEGKPILKIEKEGLTAMANAAFRDVSFMLRRSHNEQVAKILSDPEASENDKYVALTFLRNAEVAAKGILPFCQDTGTAIIHGEKGQQVWTGYCDEEALSLGVYKTYTEENLRYSQNAPLTMYDEVNTKCNLPAQIDLEATEGMEYKFLCVTKGGGSANKTYLYQETKAILNPGTLVPFLVEKMKTLGTAACPPYHIAFVIGGTSAEKNLLTVKLASTHYYDSLPTTGNEFGRAFRDIELEKQVLEEAHRIGLGAQFGGKYLAHDVRIIRLPRHGASCPVGLGVSCSADRNIKCKINKDGIWIEKLDSHPGELIPEELRQAGEGNAVKINLNQPMSEILKELDKYPVATRLSLNGTIIVGRDIAHAKLKERLDRGEDLPQYIKDHPIYYAGPAKTPKGMACGSMGPTTAGRMDPYVDLFQSHGGSMIMLAKGNRSQAVTDACKKHGGFYLGSIGGPAAILAQNNIKSIECLEYPELGMEAIWKIEVEDFPAFILVDNKGNDFFKQIKPTCPAKK; encoded by the coding sequence ATGGCTATCACACCGTTTAAGTATCAACCCATGTTCCCGCTCGGCGAAGACACGACCGAGTATTATTTGCTCACGAAAGACTATGTTTCTGTAAGCGAGTTTGAAGGAAAACCCATCTTGAAAATCGAAAAGGAAGGTCTTACCGCTATGGCGAACGCCGCCTTCCGCGATGTATCGTTTATGCTTCGCCGTTCGCACAACGAACAGGTAGCTAAGATTTTGAGCGATCCCGAAGCCAGCGAAAACGATAAATACGTAGCACTCACCTTCCTCCGCAATGCCGAAGTGGCCGCCAAAGGAATACTTCCTTTCTGTCAAGACACCGGTACGGCAATCATTCACGGAGAGAAAGGCCAGCAAGTCTGGACGGGATATTGCGATGAAGAAGCTCTCTCCCTCGGCGTTTACAAAACCTATACCGAGGAAAACTTGCGCTACTCCCAAAACGCGCCCCTTACCATGTACGACGAGGTAAATACCAAATGTAATCTTCCCGCGCAAATCGACTTGGAAGCTACCGAAGGCATGGAGTATAAATTCCTCTGCGTCACCAAAGGCGGTGGATCGGCGAATAAGACATACCTCTACCAAGAAACGAAAGCCATTCTCAACCCCGGGACACTCGTTCCTTTCTTGGTGGAAAAAATGAAAACATTGGGTACGGCAGCCTGTCCGCCCTATCACATTGCATTCGTCATCGGCGGGACTTCGGCCGAGAAAAACTTGCTCACTGTGAAACTGGCATCCACCCACTACTACGATAGTCTGCCCACGACCGGAAACGAATTCGGACGAGCTTTCCGGGACATCGAGTTGGAAAAACAAGTCTTGGAAGAAGCGCACCGTATCGGACTCGGTGCACAATTCGGCGGTAAATATCTGGCTCACGACGTACGCATTATCCGTCTGCCCCGCCACGGAGCATCCTGCCCCGTAGGATTGGGAGTGAGCTGCTCGGCCGACCGAAACATCAAATGTAAAATCAACAAAGACGGTATTTGGATCGAGAAACTCGACAGTCACCCCGGCGAGCTCATTCCCGAAGAACTCCGCCAAGCCGGTGAAGGCAACGCCGTTAAAATAAACCTCAACCAACCTATGAGCGAAATTCTCAAAGAGTTGGATAAATACCCCGTTGCCACACGTCTGTCGCTCAACGGAACGATTATCGTCGGTCGGGACATCGCGCATGCCAAACTCAAAGAACGGCTCGACCGGGGCGAAGACTTGCCGCAGTACATCAAAGATCACCCCATCTACTATGCAGGTCCGGCAAAAACGCCGAAAGGCATGGCCTGCGGGTCGATGGGTCCCACGACTGCCGGTCGAATGGATCCCTACGTAGACCTCTTCCAAAGTCACGGGGGCTCTATGATTATGTTGGCAAAAGGGAACCGCAGCCAAGCTGTCACCGACGCCTGCAAGAAACACGGAGGATTCTACCTCGGCAGTATCGGAGGTCCGGCTGCTATCCTCGCTCAAAACAATATCAAGAGTATCGAATGCCTCGAATATCCCGAGCTCGGCATGGAAGCCATCTGGAAAATCGAAGTGGAAGATTTCCCCGCATTCATTCTCGTCGACAACAAAGGCAACGATTTCTTCAAACAAATCAAGCCTACATGCCCGGCCAAGAAATAA